Proteins found in one Oryza glaberrima chromosome 4, OglaRS2, whole genome shotgun sequence genomic segment:
- the LOC127771290 gene encoding probable LRR receptor-like serine/threonine-protein kinase At3g47570 isoform X1: MIRMLSMLCSLLIFTFFSTAILAAAQSNKSESDRKALLCFKSGILLDLDGVLSSWMDDSLNFCSWRGVTCSSSYPSRVVHLELSSSHLTGRISGCIGNLTSLSQINLTDNHLSGAIPDELGKLPVLRTLLLAANNLEGDIPDSLGTSLSLSYVNLANNTLTGVIPDSLASSPSLNMLILSRNNLSGQIPAKLFSNSSKLTKIDLQMNSLSGPIPAFENVTTLNVLCLTDNSLSGNIPPSIGNVSSLASILLSQNKLAGLIPMTLSHIPELIELDLSYNSLVGFVPLSLYNMSSLTYFSLGNNRLVGQIPSDIGNSLPKLQILKFQNSKFEGQIPTSLSNATNLIQLDLSNNLMHGSIPSLGLLANLNQVRLGKNSLEADHWAFLASMENCTELIELSLQWNLLDGILPSSVGNISTNLQALVLRGNQISGRIPSTIGKLHNLYILDLSINKLSGQIPSTIGNISHLGHFFLDDNNLSGNIPISIWQCTELLEFNFSINDLSGLIPSDLSSSPFYSRGSTLLVVDFSHNNLTGQIPESFGSNNMQQVNLSRNELSGPLPEFFRRMTMLELLDLSYNNFEGPIPTDCFFQNTSAVFLEGNKKLYSKSSTVSFPICGSTSDSTKSNNGASLTKKIHLPLRVIVLLILVPLLTILLFLVSWVLVTLWKRRVFSFSQCSDLFKRYNYVLNWCSGMPSMLGLPQPKRRRVPIPPSNNGTLKKVSYSDIIKATNWFSSNHKISSTQTGSIYVGRFKSEKRLVAIKVFNLNQPGAYESYFIECEVLRSTRHRNIMRPLTLCSTLDHENHEFKALIFKFMVNGSLERWLHSEQHNGIPDRVLCLGQRISIATDVATALDYIHNHVMPPLVHCDLKPSNILLDVDITALLGDFGSAKFLFPDLVSPESLADIGGTIGYIAPEYGMGSQISTGGDVYSFGVLLLEMLTGKQPTDDTFADGVSIHNFVDSMFPDRVAEILDPYMTHEEHQVYTAEWLEACIKPLVALGLSCSMVSPKDRPGMQDVCAKLCAVKETFLQFGDFSL; the protein is encoded by the exons ATGATTCGGATGTTGTCCATGCTGTGTAGTTTACTCATCTTTACCTTCTTCAGCACCGCAATACTTGCAGCAGCACAATCAAACAAGTCCGAGAGTGATCGGAAAGCCCTCCTTTGCTTCAAGTCCGGCATCTTGTTGGACCTGGATGGTGTCCTAAGTTCATGGATGGACGACTCACTCAATTTCTGCAGTTGGAGAGGGGTCACTTGCAGCTCATCATATCCATCCCGTGTGGTACATCTAGAACTCAGTTCTTCACATCTCACTGGGAGGATATCTGGTTGCATAGGCAACCTGACTTCTCTATCTCAGATAAATCTTACGGATAATCATCTGTCTGGGGCCATCCCTGATGAACTGGGCAAACTTCCTGTCCTCCGCACTCTGTTGCTTGCTGCAAACAACCTTGAAGGTGACATCCCTGATTCACTTGGTACTAGTTTGTCTCTCAGCTATGTCAATCTTGCAAACAATACTCTTACTGGTGTTATCCCTGATTCTTTAGCAAGTAGCCCCTCTCTCAACATGCTGATCCTGTCACGTAACAACCTGTCTGGACAAATTCCAGCCAAACTTTTTTCTAACTCATCCAAACTTACCAAGATTGATCTCCAGATGAATTCTTTGTCTGGACCTATACCAGCTTTTGAGAATGTAACAACCCTCAACGTTCTTTGCCTGACAGATAACTCACTTTCTGGAAACATACCCCCTTCCATAGGAAACGTTTCTTCCCTTGCATCTATATTACTAAGTCAGAATAAATTAGCTGGATTAATTCCGATGACTTTGAGTCACATCCCAGAACTTATTGAATTGGATCTTAGTTACAATAGCTTGGTTGGTTTTGTCCCATTATCTCTTTACAACATGTCATCACTCACATACTTTAGCCTGGGTAACAATCGCCTTGTTGGGCAGATACCATCTGACATTGGTAACTCTTTACCAAAGCTCCAGATTCTGAAATTCCAAAACAGCAAGTTTGAGGGTCAAATCCCTACATCATTATCCAATGCAACGAATCTCATACAGCTTGATCTCTCAAACAACTTGATGCATGGCTCTATCCCATCTCTTGGATTGTTGGCCAATTTGAATCAAGTTCGTTTAGGAAAGAATTCTCTAGAAGCAGATCATTGGGCGTTTCTTGCATCTATGGAAAATTGTACGGAGCTGATTGAATTGTCCTTGCAATGGAATCTGCTAGATGGAATTTTACCCAGCTCTGTCGGTAATATTTCTACGAACCTGCAAGCTTTAGTTCTTCGTGGGAACCAAATTTCTGGGAGAATACCTTCGACGATTGGAAAATTGCACAACTTGTATATTCTGGACCTATCCATAAACAAATTATCAGGTCAAATCCCATCCACAATCGGCAACATTTCTCACCTGGgacatttttttcttgatgatAACAACTTGAGTGGAAATATACCTATTAGTATATGGCAGTGCACCGAACTTCTTGAAttcaatttttctatcaatGATCTTAGTGGACTGATACCTTCTGACTTAAGTAGCTCTCCATTCTACTCTAGAGGCTCTACCCTCTTGGTTGTGGACTTTTCACACAATAATCTTACAGGACAAATTCCTGAAAGTTTTGGGTCAAATAATATGCAACAAGTTAATCTTTCTCGAAATGAATTATCTGGTCCTCTGCCTGAATTCTTTCGGCGCATGACCATGTTGGAGCTACTTGATCTGTCTTACAACAATTTCGAAGGGCCAATTCCAACTGATTGCTTTTTCCAAAACACGAGTGCCGTATTTTTGGAAGGAAATAAGAAGCTCTATTCAAAGTCGTCAACAGTATCATTTCCAATTTGTGGTAGCACATCTGACAGTACAAAAAGCAACAATGGGGCATCATTGACCAAGAAGATCCATTTGCCTTTGCGGGTAATTGTGTTGCTAATTTTAGTACCACTACTTACTATTCTTCTGTTTTTGGTTTCATGGGTTCTTGTCACTCTTTGGAAGAGAAGGGTGTTTTCATTTTCACAGTGTAGTGATCTGTTCAAAAGGTACAATTATGTGCTCAACTGGTGCAGTGGCATGCCCAGTATGCTTGGTTTGCCCCAGCCAAAGAGAAGAAGAGTGCCTATACCTCCAAGCAACAATGGGACACTCAAGAAGGTCTCATACAGTGACATCATTAAAGCTACCAATTGGTTTTCTTCAAACCATAAAATTAGTTCAACCCAAACTGGATCAATTTATGTTGGTAGGTTTAAGTCTGAGAAACGCCTAGTTGCCATTAAAGTATTCAACTTGAATCAACCTGGTGCATATGAGAGTTATTTTATTGAGTGTGAGGTGCTACGAAGCACTCGCCATAGAAACATAATGCGGCCACTGACCCTATGCTCAACATTGGACCACGAAAACCATGAGTTCAAGGCACTAATCTTCAAGTTCATGGTTAATGGTAGCCTTGAAAGATGGTTGCACTCTGAGCAGCACAATGGAATCCCAGATAGAGTACTATGCTTAGGCCAGAGGATATCCATTGCAACTGATGTGGCCACTGCTCTTGATTACATCCACAACCATGTAATGCCTCCTTTGGTCCATTGTGATTTGAAGCCGAGCAATATCCTCTTGGATGTTGACATAACCGCGCTTCTTGGTGACTTTGGATCAGCAAAGTTTCTATTTCCTGATCTGGTCAGTCCAGAAAGCTTGGCTGATATAGGAGGAACAATTGGATACATTGCACCAG AGTATGGAATGGGCAGTCAAATCTCAACGGGAGGCGATGTGTATAGTTTTGGAGTGCTACTTCTGGAAATGCTTACAGGAAAGCAGCCAACTGATGATACATTTGCGGATGGAGTTAGCATTCACAACTTTGTTGACTCCATGTTCCCAGATAGAGTTGCAGAGATTCTAGATCCCTATATGACGCACGAGGAGCACCAAGTGTATACAGCAGAATGGTTGGAGGCCTGTATTAAGCCGTTAGTTGCACTTGGCCTGTCATGTTCCATGGTATCTCCGAAAGACAGACCTGGAATGCAAGATGTCTGTGCGAAACTTTGTGCAGTCAAAGAAACTTTTCTGCAGTTTGGCGATTTCAGTTTGTGA
- the LOC127771290 gene encoding protein NSP-INTERACTING KINASE 2-like isoform X2, which yields MIRMLSMLCSLLIFTFFSTAILAAAQSNKSESDRKALLCFKSGILLDLDGVLSSWMDDSLNFCSWRGVTCSSSYPSRVVHLELSSSHLTGRISGCIGNLTSLSQINLTDNHLSGAIPDELGKLPVLRTLLLAANNLEGDIPDSLGTSLSLSYVNLANNTLTGVIPDSLASSPSLNMLILSRNNLSGQIPAKLFSNSSKLTIAWLVLSHYLFTTCHHSHTLAWVTIALLGRYHLTLVTLYQSSRF from the exons ATGATTCGGATGTTGTCCATGCTGTGTAGTTTACTCATCTTTACCTTCTTCAGCACCGCAATACTTGCAGCAGCACAATCAAACAAGTCCGAGAGTGATCGGAAAGCCCTCCTTTGCTTCAAGTCCGGCATCTTGTTGGACCTGGATGGTGTCCTAAGTTCATGGATGGACGACTCACTCAATTTCTGCAGTTGGAGAGGGGTCACTTGCAGCTCATCATATCCATCCCGTGTGGTACATCTAGAACTCAGTTCTTCACATCTCACTGGGAGGATATCTGGTTGCATAGGCAACCTGACTTCTCTATCTCAGATAAATCTTACGGATAATCATCTGTCTGGGGCCATCCCTGATGAACTGGGCAAACTTCCTGTCCTCCGCACTCTGTTGCTTGCTGCAAACAACCTTGAAGGTGACATCCCTGATTCACTTGGTACTAGTTTGTCTCTCAGCTATGTCAATCTTGCAAACAATACTCTTACTGGTGTTATCCCTGATTCTTTAGCAAGTAGCCCCTCTCTCAACATGCTGATCCTGTCACGTAACAACCTGTCTGGACAAATTCCAGCCAAACTTTTTTCTAACTCATCCAAAC TTACAATAGCTTGGTTGGTTTTGTCCCATTATCTCTTTACAACATGTCATCACTCACATACTTTAGCCTGGGTAACAATCGCCTTGTTGGGCAGATACCATCTGACATTGGTAACTCTTTACCAAAGCTCCAGATTCTGA